The nucleotide sequence TTCATCTAAAACATCTTTATTTAATTCCTCTTTGGCAGCTTTCTTTTTTACACAATTTTCATCACATGGTTCTGTCCCACACGCAGCAGGTGCCGGCATAGATAATTCTTCCTCTTTAACTTTCTCTGCTTTTGCCGTTTTCTCTACTTTTTTTTGTTTATTCGGTTTATTTGGTTTTTTTATCTCTTTTTTTTCTACTTCCGGTCTAGTTTTTTTATCATCTTTTTTGTTTTCTACTTTATTTTTATGATTTTCATCTGTTATTTCTTTTTTCGGAGTTTCTTTTTTATTTTTTTCCCTTAATCTCATGGCCATTTTTTCCTCTATAGTCATCTTGTTAGATTTATTCATTGTAGCCTCCTCTATATAATCCCCTCTTCTGAAAAACTATAATATTTTTCCGGGGTTATAATTATATGATCTAAAACCCTCACTTCCAAAGGTTCTAGTATCTTTTTTAACTTTTTAGTCATCTCAAGATCTGCCTGAGATGGCTTTGGATTCCCAGAAGGATGATTATGAGAAAATATAACCGATTTCGCATTATATTTCAATACACATTTCACTATCTCCCTAGGATATATCTGGCTCCTATCTATCGTTCCTAAAAATATAATTTCATCTCCTAAATACTTGTTATCAGCACTTAAAAATATAATTTTAAATACTTCTTTCTCTAAGAGTCCTATACTACTTTTTAAATAATCATATGCAGCTTCTACAGAATTTAAAACAATCTGTTCTCTGAATTTTTCCTTGTATAATTTTTTATTTAAATCGTGTAGGAGTCTAAAATAAATACAGGTATTTTCGGTTATTCCTTTTATTTTTAATGACAATATCTCATCTTTAGACGCGCTCAAAACCCTCTCTAAAGTTTTAAACTCATTTAAAAGCTCCTTGGCTGATTCTTTCGTATCTTTCATTGGGATGGTATAAAACAATAGTGCCTCTAAAATTTCATATTCTAGAAATCCATCCAGACCATTTTTTAAAATTTTAGTTCTAATCCTGTCTCTATGCCCTGAATGTTCTTTAGCTTTCACGACATTCCCCCTGCTATCCTAAGATTTTATAGACTTGTTTTGGAGTTTTCATCCTTTTCATAACCTCTAAAGCTGAGGTTACTATTGGATAGGCAAGTACTGCCCCTGTTCCTTCTCCAAGCCTCATATTCATGTCTAAAAATGTTTTTCTCCCCAAAGTTTTACTTATAATTGCCATTCCAGGTTCTTCACTTCTATGGGTAGCAATCATATATTCCACTGTATTAGGAGCGATTTTTTGAGCAACCAATGCCGCCACACTTGATATAAATCCATCGATCAATATCGGTTTAGAATTAGCTGCACATCCAAGGTATATCCCTGCCATACAAGCAATATCTAAACCTCCTACACATCGTAGGATCTCTATAGGATCATTTTCAAAGAGGTTGTATTTTTCTACAGCATCCTTTATCACCTTTTTTTTCTTCATAAGTCCCTGATCACTCAGTCCGCCACCACGGCCCACAATCAGATCTAAATTTTCCCCTGTCAATGCATATAGAATAGCACTACTTGTAGTAGTATTTCCTATCCCCATCTCTCCATTAGAGAATATATCATAATCCAAGTTTTCTTCAACGATAGATATACCTACTTCTATAGCTTTTATACATTCATCATAGGACATAGCCGGCTCATATACAAAGTTATTGGTACCTTTCTTTATTTTTTTTCTGTATAGATTTGGGTATTTTCTGTCTATCTCTCCTGCTATCCCTATATCTATTAATTTAAAATCAACATCCAATGTATCACATAAAATTCCAATAGCAGCTACCTTGGACAGCATCGCTTCAGAAACAATCTTAGTATATTCAATAGGACAAGACGAAACTCCTTCTTCAACTATTCCATTGTCTGCCGAAGCCACTAGATGTAATTTTTTTAAAATCGCATTATCCAGCCTTCCGGTTATTCCAGAAATTTGAATAGCTAACTCTTCTAATTTTCCGAGACTGCCTAAAGGCTTCATCTTTCCATCCAATATTTTTTTGGCCTCTTCAGCTACCTCGATATTCAAAGGTTTTATCCTCTTTAATGTTGTCTTATATAATTCCATCGACATCTCCTATATTAATCCCCTTTAAGATTGGATATCCATCTGTAAATTCTATAACTATTATTCCGGCATAATTAGGAGCAAATTTCCAGTATCCATTCAATTCGCCAGAAAAATAATAACTTAAGATACAATTTATTACTCCCCAATGACATACTGCCACTATATTCCCACCAGATAGGTCCAATGATTCTACAAAACTCACACATCTTTCCTGCAATTGCTGGACACTTTCCCCTGTTTTATAGTCGTATGACTGCCAATTTTCTTTCCATTCCACAGCATCTTCAGGATGTTTTTCCAATATTTCTTCATAGGTAAGACCCTCTAAAACCCCAAAATTCAGTTCCTTCAGTTCCTCTACCAAATTCAAATCATAATTTTTTATATTTATTATCTCAGCTGTTTCTGCTGCCCTTTTTAATGGGCTGCTATAGATCTCTTTATACTCTATACTAGATAATATCTCCTTTGTTCTCAGAGCTTGACCCTGTCCTTTTTCTGTAAGTTTAGGATCCAAATGCCCGAAAAAAATATTTTCTTTATTCAGTTCACTCTCTCCATGTCTTACCAAAACTAGTTTACCCATTTATAGCTCCAACCAGAAGTACAATTATTGTAGACATCTCAACTACAGCACCTAGGGTATCACCTGTTATCCCACCGATCTTTCTTTCCATTAATTTAGCAAAATATATTCCCAAGATACTAACTACTAAAAGAGCGTATATTCCTGTCATACCTATAAAATAATATGAAAAAGCAGCTGTTATAGCAAACGAGATCATCACACCTACCATATTTGTTTCCTCTACTATGTGTTTTCCCATTCCACTAGGTCTGGCATATTTTCCTACTCCACAGTTTAAAGTACTGTTAAATCTTGCTATTACAGGCATTACAAGTAAAAAATAAGGTGATTCATCTACCGATATAACCTCTTTTAACAGTGTTCCTTTTAGAGCAAAATAAATTATTAAAGATAATGCTCCATTACTTCCAATCCTAGAGTCTTTCATTATCTCTAGCATACGTTTTTTACTTCTATAACTAAATATCCCATCAAATGTATCAGCTAAACCATCTAGATGCAGTCCACCTGTAAGTACTATATCTATTAAGATTATCAATATTGCTATTACCTCTGGGCTGTCAAAAAATTGATTTAAAACTATAAATGAATAATATAAAATCGCTCCTATTATCATTCCAACTACTGGAAAAAACTTCATAGCCTTCCCTAATTTTTTTGGTTCATACTCCATTTTTGGAGTAGGTATTCTTGTCATAAACTGTAAAAGAAGTAAAAATCCCTTCATCACATTCCTCCTATTAATTCTCTATTTTAATTTAACTTTAAGTCCTGAAACCACCATATAAGCTTCATGGCTTTCTTCAGCAATTCTTTGATTTATCCTGCCTGAAATATCTCTAAAATATCTTCCCAGGGGATATGGCGGTACCAGCCCCATCCCTAATTCATTGCTGACAATTATAAAATCCCCTCTGTGTGAACTTATGCATGCCAAAAGGTTATCTATCTCTAAGATTATTTTAGCTTCCATCTCGTTCACCTCTGAAGGAGTCACCATATCCCAGTCTACATGGTTATCCAAAAGAAGGTTACTTACCATATTAGTCAGACAATCTAGAAGAACCACATCACTTTCTATCTTGCCCTCTAAAAGTTTCGTTACATTCTTATATCCTTCTACAGTCTGCCATTTTTCTCCCCTTTGAATCAGATGTTTATCTATCCTGTCCACCATCTCGTCATCATATGGGATCGCTGTGGCAAGGTATGTTCTCGTTTTATAATTATTCAGAGCTATACTTTCAGCCAGAGTACTCTTCCCACTCCTAGCTCCTCCTGTTATATATATAATTTTTCCCATTGTTCCCCCTGTATACTTTGCATAACCTAAAGATTATGGCTTTAGTTTAGTATATCACTTATAGACTGACATTTCAATTAACGGGATACCCCTATTATCTTGTATAATTTTTCCATATCTAGGGATTCTTCTACAACTTTAGCTAATTTATCATATTCTCTTTCTTTAAATTCCTCAAAAGTAGTTGTAGCATCTATTCCATCTAAACCTTTTTGTGCTCTTATGTTATTTAAAAAACCACGAGTGAATTCAGTATTATCAAAAATACCATGGATATAACACCCGATTATATTATTTTTTATAACTCCATTTATATATTTTTCTCCATCTAAAAATATTCCCTTTTCCTTACCGTTAGTTATACCTTGATGGATCTCGTATCCCTTTATTGGTTTACCATAAAGTCCGTCAAATAACCCGTCATCTGTTAATATTTCACCATTATATTGAAGGGTGTTCTTTGATTTTTCCATAGTAGTAGTAAGGTCAAGTAATCCTAACCCGGATATTTCACTGACATTCCCCTCTAATTTCTGAGGATCCTCTATCTTACCTCCTAGCATTTGATACCCGCCACAGATACCGAATATTATAGTTCCACTCTTAGCTAATTTCACTACCTTCTCTGCTATTCCCATTTCTTTTAATTCTTTCAAATCATCTATTGTACTCTTAGACCCAGGAATAATTATCATATCCTCATCCCCTAAATCCTCTACCCTGTCTATATATTTTATAGATACATCTTCATATAGGTTAAATGCATCTAAATCTGTAAAATTGGACATATGTTTTAATTTTATCACCGATATTCTTATGTCTTTATCTATAGTTTTTCTTTTAAATTTATCAGTTACTCCGTCTTCATCTTCTATATCTAATTTTGTGTGAGGCACTACTCCTAAAACAGGAACTCCTATAATTTCTTCTAACTGTCTGAGTCCAGGTTCTAAGATCTTCACATCTCCTCTGAATTTATTTATAACTATCCCCTTTACTCTGGCTCTTTCTTCAGGATTAAAAAGTGTCATAGTTCCTACTACACTTGCAAACACTCCTCCCCTGTCTATGTCTGCCACTAGGATTACAGGTGAATCTGCCATATGGGCCATCCCCATATTCACTATATCCCCCTTTGTAAGGTTGATTTCTACGGGACTACCCGCCCCTTCAATTATAGATACATCATAATTAGATTTTATATAATCATAATTTTTTAAGATCTCTTTTTTCAATCCTTCTTTATACTCTGAATATTTCACAGCTCCCATATTTTCTACAACTCTACCATTTAAAATCACTTGAGATTTTTTATTACTGGTAGGCTTTAGTAATATTGGATTCATATATACCTCTGGCTTTATCCCACAAGCCTCTGCCTGCACTACTTGAGCTCTTCCCATTTCCAGTCCGTTTTCAGTTATATATGAATTAAGTGCCATATTTTGCGATTTAAATGGACAAACACTATACCCCTTCTTATATATCAACCTGCATAACGCAGTAGTTATCAAACTCTTCCCCACTGATGATGCTGTTCCCTGAACCATTAGATTTTTATGTTCTTTCATTTTTTCCCCCCATCGCTTATAGCGAAACTAAAAAATTTCATTTTTTCTTTAAATATTTATAACATATCAAAATATACCATGATTTAAGGTTTATTTACAGTGATAAAAACAAGAAAAAAAGGAGTTAATCGGTATGATTAACCCCTTTTAAGTTATTTCTATTCCCATCCAGCTTCTACGTGGCTGTAATCTCCGTCTCTTCTTTTATATACTACATTTAATTCCTCTGTTTCAGCATTCATAAATATGTAGAATTTTTTACCCATTGTTTCCATCTGTAAGATAGCCTCTCCTATTTCCATAGGCTTAGCCATTATCTTAGTAGGAATGACCTTACTTGTTTTTTCCCTTGTTATATTTCCAGTCTCAGCATTATAGTCAAATTTCTTAAGAGCTTTAGCATGTTTATTGTCTCTTAATTTTTCCTTATATTTAGTCAATTGTTTTTCAAGTACATCTACTACTTCATCAATAGCAGCATATAAATCTACCTCTTCTACTGTAGCTTTTATTTTAGAACCATTTACATAAACTAATACATCTGCTGTATGAACTTTTCCTGTTTTTACGTGTTGTGCTGAAAGAGTGATATACACCTCCGCTATTTGATCAAAATATTTTTTGATTTTTCCTATTTTTTTCTCAGCATGCGCTCTTATTCCTGGTGTAACTTCTAAATGTCTCCCGCTTATAATCATTCTCATAGACTTCACTTCCTTTATTAGAAATTATGTATTTAGAGGTTTTAACTGTTCCTCTTAATTTAAGTATACCTCATTTTTTTGATTTTCCTACTTTAATTTTAAAAAAAAATTTTCTATATAAAAATAAGTAATGTAACATCACATTCAGATAGGCACAGTCTAGATTTTTATTTTTTTGTATATTTCATATTTTTTTAGATCCTTTAGTAATACCTTTATTTAAATAGAAATCTTGGTGATACCCATCGGGAGTGTAATTGCTAGATTATAAAAGTAAGGGCTCCCATTGTGGGAGCCCTTTTTCTAATAAATTATATATATTAGTATTTTTTAGGAGATTCTTCTCCTGTCAATACCCTTAAACCACCTTCAGCTAAAGCTAACATCTCATCTTCTCCAGGATATACCTTTACCTCTCCTATAAATGAAACCCTATCTGTGATATCCCCTACTATTTTCTTAGAATAAGCGATTCCCCCAGTTAAGATTATTGCATCTACCTTTCCAGAAAGTACAGCAGCCATAGCTCCTACTTCTTTAGCCACTTGATAACCCATAGCTTTTACAATTAAACTTGATTTTTCATCTCCGCTTTCAGCATTATCAGTAACTTCTTTCATATCATTGGTATCTAAATATGCTACTACCCCGCCATTTCCTTTGATCCTTTTTTTTATGAAATCCAGATCATATTTACCGCTTGTAGCCATCTTTAAAAGATCTCCAATAGGTAACTGTCCTGATCTTTCAGGTGAAAATGGTCCATCTCCATCCAGTGCATTATTTACATCTATAACTCTACCATTTGAATGAGCTCCTACACTGATTCCCCCACCAAGATGTACAACAATTAAGTTTAATTCATCATAAGATTTTCCCATCTCTTTAGCAGCTCTTCTAGCCACTGCTTTTTGGTTCAATGCATGAAAGATACTCTTTCTTTCTAATTCAGGAATACCAGATACTCTAGCTACTTCATCTAACTCGTCTACCACTACAGGATCTACGATGTATGAAGGTTTAGAGATAGTAGAAGCTATCTCATGAGCTATCCTTCCACCTAAGTTTGAAGCATGTTCTCCCAATACTCCAACCTTTAAATCTGCCAGCATATCTTCACTCACTTCATAAGTTCCACCAGCAATTGGTTTTAACAATCCACCTCTACCTACTATAGCTGCTAATTCTTCTATTTTTATACCTGATTCAGATACCGCATCTAAGATAACTTCCCTTCTAAACTCCAATTGATCTGAAATGTTTTCAAATGGTGCTAATTCCTCATTAGTATGTCTCAAAGTTTTTTCAAAGATCTCCTTTTCATTTTCATAGATCGCTATCTTTGTAGATGTAGACCCTGGATTAATTGCCAATATTTTGTAACTCATTTCTTTATCCCCCCTATGGACCATATATAAATTTATAATTTTCCTGCTGTCATTGCTCCTAAGATTATAGAATTTAACTTAGTTTCTTCACTATCTGCTCTGGAAGTAAGAATAATTGGAGCTGTAGCTCCTACTATCAACCCTGCTCCCTTAGATCTTGCAAAATAAGATATAGATTTATATAAGATATTTCCACCTTCGATATCTGGAGCCAATAAAATATCCGCCATTCCAGCTACTTCATGATCGATTCCTTTATGTTTAGCAGCCTCTAATGATACGGCATTATCTAGTGCAAAAGGTCCTCCTACTATACAATTTTCTATCTCTCCCCTTTTATTCATCTCTTCTAATTCATGTGCATCCACTGTATCTGGCATTTTTTGATTCATTTTTTCTTTAGCGCAAATACAAGCCACCTTTGGAACCTCTATCTCCAATGCACGAGCTACCTTTACAGAGTTATCTATTATTTTTTTCTTAGCTTCCACGTCTGGAGCTATATTCATCGCCGCATCCGTAATAAAAAATAATCTGTCATAATTTTCAATTTCAAATACAGCAACATGAGATAGTATTCCGTCTCCTCTAAGACCAACTTCCCTGTCTAATGCAGCTTTTAAAACTACACTTGTATCCACTAATCCTTTCATCAACATATCTGCTCTTCCACTAGATACTTCTATTACAGCTTGTCTAGCAGCTTCTACATCATCTGTTTTGTCGATAATTTTGTAGTTAGACAGGTCTATGTTCAGCTCTTTCGCGACCTTCTCTATCTTGGCAGAATCTCCTACCAATATTCCATCTACTACACCTTTTTTTCTAGCTTCCTCTACAGATAATAAAACCTCCCTATCTTGAGCTACAGCTACAGAAATAACTTTTTTTTCCCCTTGCTGTTGTGCCTTAGATAGTATTTCTTCAAAATTTTTCATCTTGCCCCCCTCGGTTATATTTCATACAAACTAAAAACCTATAATTACTCCAAGTGGAGTAATTATAAGATTTTAATTCGTAATCCCTTTTTAATTAATCAGTTACTAGCTCTAATTTTCCCTTGGTCAGATGATACCTTTTATCTGTTATGTTTGCTAGTTCTGTGCTATGAGTCACCACAATTATCGTTTGATTTTTTTCCCTACAGATTTTTCTCAAAAGATCATGGATAACCTCACTGGTTTCTTCATCTAAATTTCCTGTAGGCTCATCGGCTAATATTATCTTAGGTTCATTTATCATTGCCCGTGCTATCGCTACCCTCTGTTTTTCTCCACCAGACAGCTCGGTAGGTTTATGATCTAATCTTTCCCCTAACTGCATCTCTGTAAGTAATTCTACGGCTTTTTTCTTTACTTCTTCACGATTTTTCTTTTTCCCTATAAGTCCCGGCAGCATAACATTTTCAAGAGCTGAAAATTCCGGTAAGAGGTAATGAAATTGAAATATAAATCCTAACATCTCATTTCTTAAAAGGTCTATCTTTGAGCTGTGTGCCACACTTACATTTTTACCTGCATAATAAACATCTCCAGAATCCGGTTTATCTAACATCCCTATCATATTTAAAAATGTAGTTTTCCCTGAACCGGATTTACCAAGTACTGAAACAAATTCTCCCCTGTTTATCTCAAAATCCAAATCATTCAATATCTGTATATCTCTTTTTTTATCCTTATAACGTTTGTTTAACTTCTCTATCTTTAATATTATATCAGACATCTTTCATCTCCTATTTTTTCAAACATTTTGCTTTACCCGCATTTTTTTTAATCTTTAGTAACCTCTACCTTTTAGTCATACTTCAACGCTTCAACTACCTCTAATTTTGCCGCTTTATAAGCTGGAAAAATACTAGATAAAAATATAATAACTATATTTGCCGCAACTATTACCAACACTTCCTTAGAAGTTATCTCTACAGGTATTTTGTTTAAATAGTAAATATTAGTTATTTGATTTATTGCATTGTCCTTTACATACCAAAGAATCCCTCCTGATATACTCAGTCCAACTACAATTCCAAAAGATCCTAAAAAAAGTCCTTCCAACATAAATATTCTCATTATATTTTTACTGCTAAATCCCATAGACCTCATTATCCCTATATCTCTTGTTTTTTCCTTAACCAGCATATTTAATATTACCCATACTACAAAACCTGCAATAATTACAATCAATGAAAATACCAGTATCATCACTGTTTTTTCAAGGGATAGGGCAGCCAGTAAATTTCTATTTAGATCTCCCCAAGTTCTTGTGCTCATATTGGTTTTCATTTGAATCTGTCCCGCTACTTTGTTGGCACTGTATACATCATCTAAAAAAACCTCTAAACTAGTGACTGTATCACCAGTATAGGATAAAATTTGTACTGCACGGAGCGGAATTATTATCATAGTAGTGTCATACTCATAGTACCCTGATTGAAAGACTCCTACTATAGTCAGATGCATCTCTCTATTATCGGCAGATACCACAGTTATCCTATCTCCTAATTTTGCTCCCAGCTGATCAAACAGTTCTTTTCCTATGAGAAATTCTGTAGGTTTCTTTATTTCCATCGTTCCTGCAACTATTTTTTTATCTATATTCATGGCTGTTTTGGCATCATCAAAATCTAACCCGTTTATCTTTACTCCTGAAACATATGAACCAAAAATACCACTATATTTTAAGATCCCCTGGGTGGATATCTGAGGTACTGCACCCTTTACACCTTTTATCGATTCTATCTGGGTCTGGAGTTCCCTATAATCATCTATAGCTTCTCCATTCTTTGTAGCCACTACATGGGAACTTATAGACAGTATGCTGTCAACCATATTTTTATCTAATCCGTTGGCTATTCCTATGGAAACCGTAAGTACCGTTACACCAATAGCCACACCTAATATAGCTATTATACTCTGTCTTTTTCTCTCTAAAATATGCTTTTTAGCTATAAAAAATTCTATCATATTAATGTTAATCACCCTCCGTCTGTTACCAAAATTATACAACATAAAAACTGTTTGTACAATAAAAAAAAGACAGGTCCAAGACCTGTCTAATTAATTACTTTCTGATTCCTAACTTAGAGATTAACGTTCTGTAACCATCTAAATCTTTCTTGATCATGTAGTCTAATAATCTTCTTCTTTTACCAACCATTTTCATTAATCCTAATCTAGAATGGTGATCCTTCTTGTTAGTTCTTAAGTGATCAGTTAAGTGATTGATTCTTTCAGTTAATATAGCTACTTGTACCTCAGTACATCCTGTATCAGTTGCTGTTTTTCCGAAATCTTTAATGATTTCTGCTTTAGTTCTCATTGCCATTGTTTGTTCCTCCTAAAAATTAAATTATCCAAACCAAGCCAAGGGCGACACCCCAAAACCTAGATATGAATTTAAAGTATTATAACAAAATAATCACATTTTGTAAAGTTGAAGTTTTAAATTTTTACCTAACCTAATATTTTTTTTAGATACTTTCCAGTATATGAAGTTTTAGATTTTATTATCTCTTCAGGTGTTCCTATGGCTATGATTTCTCCACCACCGTCTCCTCCCTCAGGCCCGATATCTATCACATAATCTGCTGTTTTCACCACATCTAAATTATGTTCAATTATAATTACACTATTCCCCTTATCTACCAATCTATTCAATACTTCCAGTAACTTTCTTATATCTTCAAAATGAAGACCCGTAGTAGGTTCGTCCAATATATAGATTGTATGACCCCTACTCATCTTCGACAGCTCGGTTGCCAGCTTTATTCTCTGTGCTTCCCCTCCAGACAGGGTAGTGGCAGGCTGACCTAATTTTATATAATCCAATCCTACATCTATCAATACCTTTAGTCTCCTCTCCAGAGACGGTATCTTATTAAAGAGTCCATAAGCATCTCCTACACTGAGATCCAAAATTTCAGAGATATTCTTTCCTTTATACTCTATTTCTAGAGTTTCACGATTATACCTTTTCCCCTTACACACTTCACATTCCACATAAACATCAGGCAGGAAGTTCATCTCAATCTTAATGATCCCCGCCCCTTGGCAGGCTTCACACCTTCCTCCTTTTACATTGAATGAAAATCTTCCTTTTTGATATCCACGAAGTTTAGCTTCATGAGTTTCAGCAAATATCCCACGAATATCATCAAACATCTTGGTATAAGTAGCTGTATTTGATCTGGGAGTCCGGCCTATTGGACTTTGATTTATGTCTATCACCTTATTTAGGTGGTCTAATCCCTTTATTTTTTTATAGTTCAATGGATATAACTTCCCTTTATTCAAACTATTGAACAGTACAGGATATAGAGTTTGATTGATCAAGGTAGATTTTCCGCTGCCGCTGACTCCTGTAACAGCTGTCATTATCCCCAGTGGTATTTTCACATCTATACCTTTTAGATTATTCCCGCAAGCTCCCAATAATTCCAAATATTCTTTGGATCTACGTCTTTTTGGAGGAACCTCTATATTTATCTCTCCCTTTAAATATTTTCCAGTAAGAGATTTTTTAGACTTCATAATCTGTTTAGGGGTCCCTTTAGCCACTATCTCCCCGCCAAACCTTCCAGCCCCGGGCCCTAGGTCAAAGATATAATCCGACTGCATCATGGTATCCTCATCATGTTCTACCACTATCAGAGTATTTCCTAATTCTTTAAGTCTATTAAGGGTTTTCAACAATTTATCATTGTCCCTCTGATGAAGACCTATACTCGGTTCATCCAATACATAGAGTACCCCTGTCAATCCACTTCCAATCTGAGTAGCCAATCTAATCCTTTGGGATTCTCCTCCAGATAGCGTTCTTGTCTCCCGGGCAAGACTCAGATAATCTAAACCTACATTTATCATAAAGTTAAGACGTTCTCTTATCTCCTTTAATATATCTTTAGCGATAGTTTCTTCCTTAGGATTCAGAATTAGTTCATTGAAGAATACTAAACAGTCTTTTATACTTAAAAAACTCACATCCATTATATTCATCTTATTAATTGTAATTGACAAAACTTCGTCTCTGAGCCTCTTCCCGTGACATTTGTTACAGATTTTACGCATCATGTATTTGTTCTCTATCTCATCTTTCATAGACTCAGAATTGGTTTCATAGTATCTTCTCTCTAAGTTCTTAACTATTCCTTCAAAATTTTTCATCCCATTATAGCTGAATTCCCGTCCAATATAGTCAACTTTGAATTTTTTTCCAGAACTTCCATAAAATATGATATTTTTGTCTTTCTTTGTCAGTTTTTTAAACGGTTTATCTAGGTCTATCTTAAAAGCTTTTGCCATAGCAGAAAATATCGTCCATACATACCCCTTTGCACTTGAAGCTCCAGGTATATAAAGTCCTCCATCATTA is from Psychrilyobacter atlanticus DSM 19335 and encodes:
- a CDS encoding phosphate butyryltransferase — protein: MKNFEEILSKAQQQGEKKVISVAVAQDREVLLSVEEARKKGVVDGILVGDSAKIEKVAKELNIDLSNYKIIDKTDDVEAARQAVIEVSSGRADMLMKGLVDTSVVLKAALDREVGLRGDGILSHVAVFEIENYDRLFFITDAAMNIAPDVEAKKKIIDNSVKVARALEIEVPKVACICAKEKMNQKMPDTVDAHELEEMNKRGEIENCIVGGPFALDNAVSLEAAKHKGIDHEVAGMADILLAPDIEGGNILYKSISYFARSKGAGLIVGATAPIILTSRADSEETKLNSIILGAMTAGKL
- a CDS encoding ABC transporter ATP-binding protein, with the protein product MSDIILKIEKLNKRYKDKKRDIQILNDLDFEINRGEFVSVLGKSGSGKTTFLNMIGMLDKPDSGDVYYAGKNVSVAHSSKIDLLRNEMLGFIFQFHYLLPEFSALENVMLPGLIGKKKNREEVKKKAVELLTEMQLGERLDHKPTELSGGEKQRVAIARAMINEPKIILADEPTGNLDEETSEVIHDLLRKICREKNQTIIVVTHSTELANITDKRYHLTKGKLELVTD
- a CDS encoding ABC transporter permease; amino-acid sequence: MIEFFIAKKHILERKRQSIIAILGVAIGVTVLTVSIGIANGLDKNMVDSILSISSHVVATKNGEAIDDYRELQTQIESIKGVKGAVPQISTQGILKYSGIFGSYVSGVKINGLDFDDAKTAMNIDKKIVAGTMEIKKPTEFLIGKELFDQLGAKLGDRITVVSADNREMHLTIVGVFQSGYYEYDTTMIIIPLRAVQILSYTGDTVTSLEVFLDDVYSANKVAGQIQMKTNMSTRTWGDLNRNLLAALSLEKTVMILVFSLIVIIAGFVVWVILNMLVKEKTRDIGIMRSMGFSSKNIMRIFMLEGLFLGSFGIVVGLSISGGILWYVKDNAINQITNIYYLNKIPVEITSKEVLVIVAANIVIIFLSSIFPAYKAAKLEVVEALKYD
- the rpsO gene encoding 30S ribosomal protein S15; this translates as MRTKAEIIKDFGKTATDTGCTEVQVAILTERINHLTDHLRTNKKDHHSRLGLMKMVGKRRRLLDYMIKKDLDGYRTLISKLGIRK
- the uvrA gene encoding excinuclease ABC subunit UvrA, translated to MNNKIIIKGAREHNLKNINLEIPKYKFVVITGVSGSGKSSLAFDTIYSEGQRRYVESLSAYARQFIGQMTKPDLDSIEGLSPAISIEQKTTNKNPRSIVGTMTEVYDYMRLLYAHIGTAYCPICNSPVKKQSVDEIVDTIIEKGKLGDKLLLLSPVIKDKKGTHKNLFINLIKKGFVRARVDGEILYLEDEIDLDKNKKHNIEVVIDRLIIKKENEFLTRLTDGIESSIGLSEGRVIANVNGIDHSYSENFTCPNHEDIEIPDINPRLFSFNAPYGACPECNGLGKKLEIDENKLIIDENKSINDGGLYIPGASSAKGYVWTIFSAMAKAFKIDLDKPFKKLTKKDKNIIFYGSSGKKFKVDYIGREFSYNGMKNFEGIVKNLERRYYETNSESMKDEIENKYMMRKICNKCHGKRLRDEVLSITINKMNIMDVSFLSIKDCLVFFNELILNPKEETIAKDILKEIRERLNFMINVGLDYLSLARETRTLSGGESQRIRLATQIGSGLTGVLYVLDEPSIGLHQRDNDKLLKTLNRLKELGNTLIVVEHDEDTMMQSDYIFDLGPGAGRFGGEIVAKGTPKQIMKSKKSLTGKYLKGEINIEVPPKRRRSKEYLELLGACGNNLKGIDVKIPLGIMTAVTGVSGSGKSTLINQTLYPVLFNSLNKGKLYPLNYKKIKGLDHLNKVIDINQSPIGRTPRSNTATYTKMFDDIRGIFAETHEAKLRGYQKGRFSFNVKGGRCEACQGAGIIKIEMNFLPDVYVECEVCKGKRYNRETLEIEYKGKNISEILDLSVGDAYGLFNKIPSLERRLKVLIDVGLDYIKLGQPATTLSGGEAQRIKLATELSKMSRGHTIYILDEPTTGLHFEDIRKLLEVLNRLVDKGNSVIIIEHNLDVVKTADYVIDIGPEGGDGGGEIIAIGTPEEIIKSKTSYTGKYLKKILG